The Megachile rotundata isolate GNS110a chromosome 4, iyMegRotu1, whole genome shotgun sequence region ACATCTCCATTGGTGCCTATGGCAGCTTCGTCGCCTCAATTATTCATTCCTGCTCCAggtgaatttttaataacttccAATATTTTGTTATCATTGTCAGCATAATTCTATCGTTCACTTCAAATCATTGTGTTTAAATTTGTTTAGTCAATGATCCAAATGCTCCGGTTGACTTCTTAACGTCTACTTCAACACCGGTTGCACCTTCTACGAATGCTTCCGAAAATACATCTCAAGGGGTGAGTCTTTgacattgaaattaatattcggAAACATCTATGCACATTGAATCGTGTCTTGTTACCACAAACATATATACAACATTAACAATACAGTTTCAAACCCACTGTACACAACCCCTTCGTTACCTTTATGTTATGGCTGCAGTATGCTCGTATGCAGCTTAGTTGTATTTCTGAACGTGTTTCTGGAACTGTAATGTTAAGGTGTTATTCTCTCATGAAAGTACTTTAAAACCACGTTCATGATGAGAATTTGTATATGCCTTAAGTTTCCCTTAGTTTTGTGCATTCTCTATTTATTcaaaagtatcgtaattgtcttCTTAATTGTTCATTTGTATAAAAGTTAAACGTTCCTGTGGCTATTTGAATTCTGCAATGGAAAGTAATCGAATTCATAAGTAGGTCTTGTTCCTTTCACATGATACGGTcgaacgataaaaataaatatatgtttaaactttcatttttattcgtcTAAAGATTGTGTGCTTTCTATGTCATACTGTAGCAGTTGTCGTTCCAACTAGATTTTCCAAGATCACAATAGATATTCTCTTGTTTGCAAACCTGTGTTTAATCCACCTTTCTTTTTATGTTTCCTTTGCAAGCAGTCGGGGAGGCAGAATGATGTAGCCAAATAATAATTGTTGCTGATAGTAAGgactattttaataattgtatacatTGTTCTTTATTATCGTGCATGCATAGTTTGCAATGTTTATTTAGCAGTATGTGTGGCAGTATGAAAATTTCATGCATGTTTGATGCAACGACTTTCAATATGTTTATAGCTTGTTGAGATACTTGTTTGTTCTTCTttgattcttcttttttttcaataTCACACTATGGCTTGGTGCTACTTCAAGATCTTTTATTTTGCACGTACACGAGTTTTTAGTAGTAATATACCAATATGGGATAATTAGGTTCACAGTGTAACATATGGTACAGGACACTAAAAATAatgcatttatatatttacatttttagcatgattactttattttatcattattactttttttattacattgtacGTATCAAATAGATTATCATATTCTTATACATTACACTGCAAGAGATTTGCAATACCAACcgtttacatttctgatattTTGCGATTTCTTGTACTATtacttttgtattaaaataaaaagtttatgTTGTAAAAAAGTCAAGTATTTTGCATTAAGAAACGTCGGTGTTGCATCCTTGTATATTTTGATGCTTAATCATAGCAACAGGGCGATTATTGGTTAGTGAGATAAGATTGTGTGTTATATATGGCATACAGCTCTCTCGATGGAGCTCAACCAGCTCGTTATCGCGAGAGGTGCAGAGCTACACTATGAGGGATCCGCGTCTCCTCCAACGGAACAAGGTAATCCAGTGGCATTAAACATTTTCCTTCCCAGAGGTGACCACTTACAAGTATTATTCAACAGTAtatcgatattttaattttttattattatattgtgattttgcataaaacatttataatataattatgtattacAGAGTATATTTTACTTGgtgtttttgttcattttataattatcttTTATTCGTGTTTTCGAGAAAAGAATGtcctacaattttataaaaattcatcttCTATTTACGTGATTTGAACCATTTAAAAGATACTCTATACAGTTTAATAAATACCAGATAAAACGTTTCTCTTAATTCATAGCCATATAGATTTCGCCCTTGAATCAAGCTTAAACTCATTATATCAGTCACttcatttttgtgaaaattaaatGGCAAAACTATGGGAAAGCTTGGTGAAGGATGTATTTTTGGTATTGGCCTCGCAACGTATGTTTACATATTAATTGCAAATACAACATTTTTATGCTTTGTGTCACTCAGTTATGTAAGTTATgaatatattgtatacatataagaCAGAATGATAGGatcttttaattaataattttataatgtcaTACAACCTTATTTTAGGACAGAATTGTGTAAAAGATAGTGTAAATATTTGATCGAATTTATAATATTACgtcatttaattttaacatgattctacgattgatttattattaataataataaaaattatactctTCAGGGACCAATGATGTACAACCCGAATGAGGTGAAGAATCGTCCAGCGAAAAACATGCAACAACAGAGTCGATATCAACCACGATAAAATTCGCAAAATGAATGTAAATCCGTTGATAATCTATAATCAGTATCACGATAAAAATATCGTTAACAACAGAAGCAAAGGTACCTCAAAGTAAGTAAGTCAACGCGTAGACGTCACACATTTTAGTCAAGCACATGAAAATTTCGCAGGGTTGTGTTCAGAGTTTTACATGAATCGATTCATTTTTTGGAGTAAAAACAAACAAGTTATATTGTTAGGGAATAATTGCTTATAAATAATCTTATTGACAAATGTAAACTATCACAGAGTATACAAAAGACATAAGTTTAAACAAGTCTTAATATGAACtgcaaaaacaaaatatttgtgtTTCTTGACTTATACCCTGAGAAACGTGCACTCTGAGCATATAAAGTAACCGTTCGCTAAATGAGCGCGACTACAGCTCTAAACTGATTTTTTCTGAAAACTCTGAACAATCAGTGTTTCGAACAATCAGTGGCTTTGTAAGTAAGGGATATTCTTAACGCTCATTTAACGAATAATTACTTATATATTGATCGAATTTCGTTAATCGTACACAGGGTAtttgtttgataataataggtttTTTCACGGAATGTTTTTTAGCAAACTCGCTGAAATATGATAATGTAAATCATAGGTTGTTTTTATTATCTTATAACTGTTGCAATTTAACTCGTTTATCTTATAACATTCGTCGACTATGTAAAAATTCCTTCACAAAACGATATACATACATGGCTGATATTATGCTAAGTAAGTTAAAGGAAATACCGAATTTTGCGAAGTTTATAATCTAATCGCAAAGATAAATTAATCTTACATAGATCTATAAATCAATCTTTGAGTGAACGCGGTTGGGAAGAATAATTTTGAACTTGTGACAGGATTCACGTTTTATTTgagtatttacaattttttctaaAACGTGTTCTGTAAACCTGTAAGAAGAATAATGTTGGTCGTATGGTTTACATTATAcgaaaatttattatgaaagcTAAGCGCACGGTATGTTGATTTTATACAATGGCGGCGAACAATACTGCATATTTAAAACGAAAGAAGTATCGACGATGTAAGAAatgttagaaatatgaaaattttatggaTCCTATTGTTAGGCGGCTTGTAATACAAGTACTGTTATTAATTGTCAGGCTACTATATCGTTACAGCAACGTTATTTCCAATAAAAAGCATAACTGTCTACTCAAGCTGGAAAAATTGGCAAAATGCTTTAACTTGTATTTCCATCTTATACAGTTGAATTACGATAAGAAgctattttcagattttaactTCTTCAAATAATCTTGAAACCTCAATTTAACATAAGGTGCATAGTTCATTATCAAATGTAAGATAATTGGTGCTTTTGAAGCATTCGAAGTGATAAGATCAATcgagaaagaaaatattttgcgagggtaattaattattctggAAGTATATGTTCCTCTCGGTGATGTATtccatattatattttttatgagcATAAACCTTCCTAATTGAGAAAGGTTCGTTCAGTTATATTATGTGATGAATTCAGAAAGCACGATTAACAAAAGAGAGTAACGTTTAGGCAATGTATAAAACGGTAAAGCAAGTTTTGTAGATCAGTTCAATAATTATCGAAAACCAGATAAAGAGGTACGAAAATTAAAAGTGTGCGTCAAACAAGTAAGATGTGTATGAGAGTAAGAAAGATCGTTTGTCCATAATGTTTATATTGAAATGCGCTCTATTAATGTttgagaaaaaaaatgaaaggagAAAACAGTTCCATTTCACTTTGAAACGCGATATTCTGTTTGGCCACTAATCATAGTAGACATGATCGTAGTCGGGTTATCGGTGCAAGAAGATCCAATTTTTGTCCTCTACGACAAAGTTAAGACCATTTTCCTGTCTCCTTGGCTAAATTCATGATAATAGAAGTGAAGCTAAGTTTGTCGAttcttgtaaaatatattagatACAGTACTTTTCAGAGGAACCTTTACGTATATTTTACGAATCCGTTTCTTGTGTATGAATATGCACTCACGCGTATTTGTACACAATTAGAAATTGGATGTGCATGTATGTTGAAAATAGAGTGAGAAGAGTTGTGTGTGCAGAGAGACTGAAAATAAACGAGAACGATATAAGATCTAAGCACGTAAAGGGTTCCTCTGTTTGTGACTACAATTATTAGATTATTCGGTTTTATACACGCGACATGGTAATATGcttttaatacatatattacGCATAAATtgtagtatattaataatatgaaacgCGTGTTTGTGTATGTTAcatgtatatacgtatatataaatacataatggaatttataatttgtatatatatCGGAATAAGTCTCCTCGGAAAAATtcgtatgttaatatgttaggATTAACTCGTCGAATTGTTCTCAAGTAGGAGTCGTTAAAGAAGGGCCATAAAATTCAATGAGTATATGGTTTCTCGTTTTAAAAGAAAGTTATGTTGCAATTATTAATCTATCATTTGAATTTGTCATCTAATTGTTTCTAATATATCTCAATCTCTTTTAGCCATAGTAATAGAAAAATAGTGCTCCtgcattttcaataaaaaaattgtatttttccgattttttactgtttctcattttttgaaattatagttttcaactaaaaaatctgaaaaaattctgtaatatgtGCTACTAGGTCTCCAATGTTTCAgaatattttcagaatttttgtacgttaCTAAATAGGAAAAATAGGACAAAAACTGGAATCTCAATTTTTCCCCGGTATCATTCCATCGGTTGAGACAGGCCATTGAAAGTTAATGTCAGAtatttttttggatatgctatcGAATAATGTATTGCAAATTTCATTTAGTCCAAGAtcacatttaattattttaattttgcagtgaaataataaaatattgaaatgttattttaaGGCGAAACGTTAAAGATGAGTAATAGTATTAATTGAATTGTACGTTATGTATGTATAGGAAGGGGTTTACGAATGTAACATATTAATGGCATATATCTTTAATGCACTTTACAATTCAAATGTTCTATGTATCTTTATGGGAAATAAGGATGATAagaaatgtataatgtatattactactatcctcattattattaatattacaataaagaTTAATACAGCTTAACACTTTCGGTTTATTTTGGAATTAATATTGCCGTTCGTACTTAAAAGTACGATCTtctataaaataaagaatttaatttaagtttGTCGATGCAATAAAGTCTCGGAAAGTTTAAACCGGAGAGATTCGCTTATATCAAGAATTTACTGTACCGACATATACACAAGATATTGCCACGTGTAAGtagcattaaaaaaaaatcctCGTACAAggattatttgaaaaatgtctGTAGGACGAGGTGCTTTAATAGTTTTCGAAGGATGTGATAGAGCAGGAAAATCTACTCAAGTGAAAATGTTAATAGAAGCTTTAAAGAAACGAAACATTCCTACAGAAGCACGAGCTTTCCCAGGTAAATATAGTAAATCTCTTCTATACTTCTATCGATAAACGTTCATTCAAAATAACTGAATATTCGAATTGGACATAGTCTTCTGTTTAAATGCGTAAAACGCATATTGTTTTCGTGTAAACAGAACAATTatcaacaattattaaaatacaaattattaatatttatcgatTACACTATCGAATAGTTTGTTTCTTAGGTTATGAGCTTAAGTATATAATACTTCTGTATGTTTACAGATAGAACTACGCCTACTGGAACATTGATAAATAACTTTTTGTGTAACAAATTAGAGCTGCCTCCCGAAACAACACATTTATTATTCTCTGCAAACCGTTGGGAAGTTAAAGAGGATATAATAAAAAGTTTACAGAACGGTGTAACTGTAATTATTGATAGGTAAGCAATAAAATAGTTGTGagtgattataaaatatttttacacgaTTCAATTATTACTTAACTGTTTTGATATTGTTGCAGGTACGCAGGTTCAGGTGCTGCTTATACAGCTGCATTGAGCGGTAAATGTTTAACTTGGTGCAAAGAAGCTGATAAAGGATTACCTTCTCCAGATTTGGTGATTTTACTTAAAGTTTCAGAAAAAACTCAGTGTTCACGCAGTAACTGGGGATCTGAACGTTATGAAAATAGTGAATTTCAGAAACGTGTTGCTTTAAACTATGAGAAATTGATTGAAAAAACATGGAGTAGTATAGATGCTAATGGAGAAACATTAGAAATTCATTCCCAAGTACTAAAACAAGTATTAAATACTGtacaaaaagttaaaaatttacccATAGGAATGTTGTATATGCCTCCTCCTTGATTATTaactgtattttatattacaatttaaaatttatcataTTCAGTTCAAAAATGAAATCTTTTTATAGAgccataataaaaaatgttaagttATTTCATTTCCATACAAGATGCTATTGCACTGTACTTTACAATCAAACTATATTTCCGTCTTAGAAGAAAATGTACTTCATACATGGAAATGGAAATTTCTCGTGAACGTTAACACTGAAAAGCGAATGAGAAAATGCACTTTATGCGATCGTGTTCACGCATACAAGAATGTGTATCGTGACGTAAAGTCATAGAAGTGGAGCGTTCACGCGACGTCTTATATCATTTGCACTTATTTTTATGTGTTTATGTCAGTGTATGATGTTGCggacaataatatattttttcacaGCAATTTGTGTTCTATAATAACCAATGATTACAATTAAAGAacttaacaaattaaatatcttttaaaagattaaaaaaagaGTATAATATATTACTTAGAAACTAAAAGTTAGTAGAAGATACCAAAaagatttatgtattttacTTCATACTAAATTTCCGCGTAgcgataaaaatatataaaatttgttcaacaATGACTCCAATCAGATCATTTCCtagaattattgaaaatgtggaaatgcgTATACTGAATTCGATCAACAACAGAAGGACGACTAGCGTGAATTATTACGGCGGCACAGCGGTATCTCATAAATCTTTTAACATCATTTGCATGTGATAGATCATTGCATTGCTCTGTAGCAACAGCAGGTGTCGCAAAATATGTTACTAGCTTGCAGATACAACGTTTCCAATAGCGGAGAGAATTGTGAGAAAATACGTGTTCCACGTCCGCGGAAACGAAAGAATATTAGACACGAATATTCTAGAATTGTCGTTCATCGCGTTGCATGTtggtttttaacaaatttttctatttaacctTTTTTAATGTACAAGCCTAATTTCGATACACGTATGGCCGAACTAAGTGTTACTGAAAATCTGTAATCATTGATCATTCTTTAGGAGAATCTGATGGTTGCGCGTTGAAAATACTCGAATCAACGGTACTCTCATCATTTCGTATTCCCACAGAGCAATTCGGGTTCTGTGATCCGAATACGAAGTTAGTTTCAAATTGTTTCGACCAGTTATTATCCACTTTTGATCGGTTTTCATGCGGTTCGTCAAGAGAGGGATCGTCTTCGGAAGGTCTCTTTCTGTTTTCCTCAAAAGTAGACGTCTCTTGACAAGCGGAGGACTTTTCGTCGTTTAAACttacttttgtatttttctgaCTTTTCTCAGAATTTTCGGTGCTCAATTCAGACTTTGTTTCTTGCGTAACATTTTGCGCAATTTCTGACAGAGAATTCGTACCATTCCAGGAGGTGGATGGctgattttcattatttaagaCCATGAAATTCGTAGAAATTTCATTTGTATTCTCTTTCATTTGCGCGTGTTCTATTCTCATCGCTTGTTCGCTCGCACAATTCGTTTCTTCAtcgtttttaaacaatttcgagAGTTTCGAAGTGTCGACCTGTGCACTAATCTCCTGCAGGGACGCGCTAAAACTATCGATTAGCTTCTTGGTATATTCAGCGTTTACCAACGACGTTAGAGTCAAAGCTTTGTTTACGATTGCCTGCAGGGATTCTCTTGCGCTGTCTGCTTCTGTGCGTTGTCTTTGAGACTCCTCTTCATGTTTGAACCTCTTTTTGCCCATTGATCTCGAATTAGTAGCGTTCGAATCGCACGACACAAAAGAACTTTTAACACGTTTGTCTTCGGACTTGCATTGTTCGTCCGTCAAGGATCGAGTTTCACTGTAAACTCTTTTACGAGATTTCTTTTCTGTTACCGCGTTCTCCGTCGCAATACTTGTTGCATCGCGATGTTCGTCTTTTAAGTTTTTATGTGCATGGTATCTGAACTCTGAAGGTATTCGTTGGATTCTAAACTCTGCATCGTGTCGGGGCGACAACCCCGAAGAACTTTTTTTCACTAATTCTTTATCGTTGTTTGTTATCGAAATTGATTTGTCTTCGTCAATTTGTAACACGTTTTTGCAAGTGCTTGTACGCAGATTATAAGCGCAACATCGATAGCTTTTCCCGTTGAACGGTTGTTCGTCCGAAAGCTTGTCGTCGAATGTCACGAATCTTTTAAAAGAAACGTTCGTATTCAATTTGTCCCAAAAATCGCAGTCGAGTTGAAGAAGACAGTCGTCGGTTCTGAAGTGAGTCCTCTGAAAGCTGAATATTATGATCTCGCGAGGTATCGTCTCCCATGCTTTGATCACAGATTGTAGGATGTCGCGGAGGTTCCACTTTTCGGAATACTGTTTCTGTCGTTCCGCGTacctttaacaaatattttatactagtCAGTATTCCAAATTCGCTTAATTCGAAATTTCTTATTACATCGATCGTTTACCTTCGTCTGAAGATCATCTTTATATAGTGAAAAACATCTTTCCGCAGAGGACGTAATAGAGGCGGGAAATTTTCGGGAAAATAAACGAGGTTCAGATTACTTGGTTCGAAATCTTTTAACGCGTTCATCCTGTTTCTTCGCAAAAATAGCAAGATCTTTCGATTGCTTTTAAACATTTGTTCGTTCACGTTCGACAGCCAATTCTTGAACTGCTCGTCCTTGATGTAAGAGTCCGTGCTGTTATAATAAACGTGTTCTTTCACCGTTGTAGTCGAAGGATACGATCCGCAGATCAATAGGGGTAATTTAGTTGACCCGGATGAGTTGCAACCCATCAAGATCGTTATTCGATTTCTTCGCGACTCGCTGTCAATTTCATCCAACACGTGTCTTGACGGCGGAACGTCTGTATACATGGTTAACTCGTCCACGTGGAATAGGTCGTTATGTTTGTATTTAATGATCGTCGATCTCATTAAATCGATCCAGTTTCGATAGTTGGTAAATGTAGGACCCGTATGATCGGAGAGATCGGTAGAGAAACCGTGTTCCCTCAAAAAATTTTGTAACCATCGTTCTGAACACTTGAAACCTATTATAATAGAAAAAAGTAACGTTGAGCAAAGAAGTTCCTATCTCCATATTCGAAACATTTATTCAAAGAAAATTTTGTCAAAGAGATTACATACCGTTCAGACCACGTGTCTTTGACAATTCAAATGCTTTTTCTCGTAGCATACGTCGGTCGAGATAAGTATTCGTTGCATGCATTTTACAGGTCCATCTTAACAATTCTTCTTTGATTGCCTTCATCTTTCGCTTTtccgaaaattctgaaatctctctGTATAACATGAAAAGTTTATGATCAATTTAGCATATACAgtaaaaagaaagaataatGATTTTCGTTTGCTGGAAAGACGATAAAGGTTTTATAATTGCTGGACTCACTGGCGATTTTCGATTGTCGATCAAACATCGCATTGTGTTATCTCGATTACGTGACGACTCAGCGTTATTTTCAAAGGGGTCAAACATTTGGGTTACATCAATTATTAAGGGCATTAGCGGGACATTGCGTTTAAACTTCGTTACTCGAACGTTTCATCGACATTTCGCCAACATTGTAGTTCATTTTTCgtcatttttagatttcttgAAGAATTTCGCGGAAACTAATTCGATCGTTTCACGCAACAAAGATTGACGTAACAAACTCGGTAACGAGAATCGCCATGAAGTTACGCCGGAGATTTATGCAAAAATATCTGATTCTACCGACGAAGCAATTTTCTAGGAGAGTAGGGTAAAAACGGGTTTTATTTTCATGGGATATACGCGGTAGAAGAGCCGTGCGTTGACCGCTCGATGAATATCATTCATCCTGCGCGCCGAGTTAAATTGCATTTCTCCGGGGCGTCGTCCTGACGAGACACTTGCCATCGTAAATTTTCATCTAGAACGCCACGCTTTATATCATCACGTTTTTCCTCTCGCTGTTTCTTACGATTTTCTGTTCTCCTGTCTACACCAAT contains the following coding sequences:
- the LOC100881296 gene encoding thymidylate kinase, which translates into the protein MSVGRGALIVFEGCDRAGKSTQVKMLIEALKKRNIPTEARAFPDRTTPTGTLINNFLCNKLELPPETTHLLFSANRWEVKEDIIKSLQNGVTVIIDRYAGSGAAYTAALSGKCLTWCKEADKGLPSPDLVILLKVSEKTQCSRSNWGSERYENSEFQKRVALNYEKLIEKTWSSIDANGETLEIHSQVLKQVLNTVQKVKNLPIGMLYMPPP
- the LOC100881183 gene encoding uncharacterized protein LOC100881183 isoform X2, whose product is MKAIKEELLRWTCKMHATNTYLDRRMLREKAFELSKTRGLNGFKCSERWLQNFLREHGFSTDLSDHTGPTFTNYRNWIDLMRSTIIKYKHNDLFHVDELTMYTDVPPSRHVLDEIDSESRRNRITILMGCNSSGSTKLPLLICGSYPSTTTVKEHVYYNSTDSYIKDEQFKNWLSNVNEQMFKSNRKILLFLRRNRMNALKDFEPSNLNLVYFPENFPPLLRPLRKDVFHYIKMIFRRRYAERQKQYSEKWNLRDILQSVIKAWETIPREIIIFSFQRTHFRTDDCLLQLDCDFWDKLNTNVSFKRFVTFDDKLSDEQPFNGKSYRCCAYNLRTSTCKNVLQIDEDKSISITNNDKELVKKSSSGLSPRHDAEFRIQRIPSEFRYHAHKNLKDEHRDATSIATENAVTEKKSRKRVYSETRSLTDEQCKSEDKRVKSSFVSCDSNATNSRSMGKKRFKHEEESQRQRTEADSARESLQAIVNKALTLTSLVNAEYTKKLIDSFSASLQEISAQVDTSKLSKLFKNDEETNCASEQAMRIEHAQMKENTNEISTNFMVLNNENQPSTSWNGTNSLSEIAQNVTQETKSELSTENSEKSQKNTKVSLNDEKSSACQETSTFEENRKRPSEDDPSLDEPHENRSKVDNNWSKQFETNFVFGSQNPNCSVGIRNDESTVDSSIFNAQPSDSPKE
- the LOC100881183 gene encoding uncharacterized protein LOC100881183 isoform X1; translated protein: MLYREISEFSEKRKMKAIKEELLRWTCKMHATNTYLDRRMLREKAFELSKTRGLNGFKCSERWLQNFLREHGFSTDLSDHTGPTFTNYRNWIDLMRSTIIKYKHNDLFHVDELTMYTDVPPSRHVLDEIDSESRRNRITILMGCNSSGSTKLPLLICGSYPSTTTVKEHVYYNSTDSYIKDEQFKNWLSNVNEQMFKSNRKILLFLRRNRMNALKDFEPSNLNLVYFPENFPPLLRPLRKDVFHYIKMIFRRRYAERQKQYSEKWNLRDILQSVIKAWETIPREIIIFSFQRTHFRTDDCLLQLDCDFWDKLNTNVSFKRFVTFDDKLSDEQPFNGKSYRCCAYNLRTSTCKNVLQIDEDKSISITNNDKELVKKSSSGLSPRHDAEFRIQRIPSEFRYHAHKNLKDEHRDATSIATENAVTEKKSRKRVYSETRSLTDEQCKSEDKRVKSSFVSCDSNATNSRSMGKKRFKHEEESQRQRTEADSARESLQAIVNKALTLTSLVNAEYTKKLIDSFSASLQEISAQVDTSKLSKLFKNDEETNCASEQAMRIEHAQMKENTNEISTNFMVLNNENQPSTSWNGTNSLSEIAQNVTQETKSELSTENSEKSQKNTKVSLNDEKSSACQETSTFEENRKRPSEDDPSLDEPHENRSKVDNNWSKQFETNFVFGSQNPNCSVGIRNDESTVDSSIFNAQPSDSPKE